The DNA sequence CATTTCATTATTTTTGTCCCTCTactatctccttttctttcacgaggcctcgtcgcctcctTTTTGTCGTGGTCACCTACACCTTATCGTCTTCGTCATTCTAATTTCATCTATCTTCTTTGACCCTGTCACCTCCTTTCCTATGTAAGGCTCTATGCTTTCGTTCCATGACTACCTACGCACCCATTATCACATTCCTTATCATTTCGATCGTACCATCATCATGGAGCATATGTGGCTATAATGGCTATGATGGGATAAAAGCGAACAAATGTTTACGCGGAGGTGAGGAAGGTGGCAAAGATCCTCAAATTGAAAAACTAAAAACTAAAAGCATCTTCCGAGAAAATTCCAAAAACGATTTTTTTCAAGAAAATCATGTATATAATCGTTTCACTCCCAACTTAAAGACGCAATGTTTGAAAGTAGGCATATTTAACTATCTATCTTTTTAGCAAACACTTCATATCTTCCTCAGCTTGCCCTTTGTAATCCTATTATCATCACACAACGTTACATTACAACGTTCTTTGCTCCCCATAAAAGCATTCCGACTCAGAGCGGGATTTGGCCGTACCAATGTTGTCTCTCTCCTCTCACTCTCTCACCCTCTTCACGATACGATCCTGTCGAGCTTTTCCGATACCATCTTCATCCTCGGCCTGGCCAACGGATCGACGTCGGTGCACGCGAGAGCGACGTGGAACGCCGCCGCCAGCTCCTTCTTCGCGTGCACGTCGCGGAGCAGCACCGGGTCCGCCAGATCGGAGAGCGGTCTCGCCTCCTCGAACCCCTTCCTCACCCACCTTACGAGACCGGGCACCTGCTCCCcggacgacgacgacggcgacggTGACGACATCTCCGGTGGCTTCCCGGTCAGCATCTCCAGCAGCACGACGCCGAAGGAGTACACGTCGGACTTCTGCGTGGGGAGGGCCGCGGCGGACGCGGCGGCGGCGCGCGCCTCGGGAGCGCGGTAGGGGCTGGGGAGGTCGAGGTGGGTGGACTTAGCGGATTGGGGTAGTGCGGcgccgaggagaccggtggtggaTGAGGAAGGGGCGGCGgcgtcggaggaggaggagggagaggaggcgagggagaggaggcggaggaggccgAAGTCGGAGATGCGGGGGTTGAAGTCGGCGTCGAGGAGGATGTTGGAGGGCTTGAGGTCGCCGTGGACGAGCTTTCGGGGGCTGCAGTCGTGAAGGTAGGCGAGGCCGCGGGCAGCTCCCCGCGCGATCCGCATTCGCACCGGCCACGACAGGCTCGGATGCCCCGACCGCCCTAACCAACATTGTTAACGTCTTCTTAATTTACCACAATTTTCACATTTATAAATTAAAAGTGGAATTACTTCCCAAATTAATCTACAATATAGAAAAGGTTTCACGAGCTTCACATAAGcaggaaaataatttttttggattacttatgatattatttaaaatgaGATTAAACGTCTTTAGACTTTAATGTCTCAATCAAAGTGGGCGTCCAAATGGTGCAAAAGATGCGAGTGGAGAGTGTATTTGACGGTACAGAGCTGTTTGACTAACCACAGTAAAACGGAGATTGCCTCGAGGACACGGAAGTCGTCGCCTTTTAGGTCGCACATTAACTTGTGTACTACTCCCCTTTCCTCTGGCTAGTCTATACCATTATGAGTGTCACCCATAATTATACTTGATGAGAAAGCAATTAATGCTGTACAATTATATATCTTTTTCTACACCTTTTGCCTTGCCCTAATTATTTATGTAGAAATATCCTGACGCATAAAACACTATAAGTATAgttgataaatttaatttaatataataaaaattataaaaaatataaaagaagaaaaaaaaagcctTCGGTGGGAATTAGGTAAACAATTTGATTTTTTAAAGGTATCTTCGGCTAATGTTtagatcattcattttcaacatttGAATCCCgaattaagaacaaaaagaaagaggTAATGCTCCTCGTGTGCATGATTGTCGACTTCTATACTACTTTTAATTTGATACCATGGATTTTAGCTTTTTGCAGGATATATGTGCACATGTGGAACTTCAATTTAAAACGGTGAATAAGGAAATCATTAATTTGGGAAGGATTGTATATGTAAAAATGCTTATAGTATATTTGATGAATGGGGGGCATATAGTACTCGGGAATAATTAATTGAGCGGTGATCCACCGCGCCGCACCCCAACCCAACTGAAGTCGCCTGCGCCCTGACGACAAAGGCGGCAGGAGACGAGGACGAACGCAGTCTCTCCGGTCTTCACTTGGAAGATTCCCCGAACAGAACACTGCTGTGCCTGGTGTCGGCTTTTAGCTTAATGTTGGTCAAATCGTTGGGTTTGGGTTCTAATTCGGAGGATGAGATGGGAATGAATAATGTTGACGTCTTAGTTGTTAGTTTAAGATTAATTAATTAACTAGTTGAttaatgatgtgccgaagaagaagaatgggagagagagagagagagagagctgaccTCGGAGTGCAGCGGTGAGATTGCCATTGGAGATGAAGTCGGTGATGAGAAGCTTCTCGTCGGGCGCCCAGTAGTAGGCCCGGAGCCTGACCAGGTTGGGGTGGCGTACCCGCCCCATCGCCCTCACCTCTGCCGCGAACTCCTTGTACCTACCTCCGGCGCCGCCGCCTTCCCCCAGCCGCCTCACCGCTACCGCGGCGCCGTCACCAACCACCACTTTGTACACGATCCCCTTCCCGCCCTTCCCCAGCACGTACGCTGACGCGCGCAGCAGCTCCTCCAGCTCCACCTTGAACCCCTTGTCCATCGCCACCAGTTCCCCCTCCGCACCACCGCCGCCCCCGGCGAcaccctcctcctcgtcctccgacGATGGCAACCCTTGCTCCCCCTTGTCCTCTCCCGCCGCCCCGCACCACGTGCAACCCCACCGCCGGCCGGGTCGTCCCCCTTCGCCTCCCAGCTTCGCGCACCCTTTCTCTTGATCCTTCACTTTCCAGTACGCGCACACAACGACCAGCCCCATCAGCGCCACACCAGCCGCGTCCGCTACCGAGATCAGCACTATCAGCCCCGCCCTCATCCCCCCGGTCGCCTCGCCCGCCGCCGCCTCTGCCCCGGCCCCGCCAGCCGACGCCGCCGCCGCGGCCCCCCGCCTCCCTCCCGGCGCCTCCGCCGCCGGCTCCGTCCGCGCCTCGCAGGGGATCAGTAGCGGGAACCCGCACAGCCCCGGGTTGTTAAGGAAGGCCGTCGGGCCCTGGTTCGCCAGCGACCCTGCCCCGGGAATCTCCCCGGAGAGGTTATTGTAGCGCAGGTCGAGGCTCACCGTCGACGGCAGGTTGCCGAGCGTGCTGGGGATCGCGCCGGAGAAGCGGTTGTGGGAGAGATTTAGGGTGCCGCCGAGGGAGTCGAGTTCGCCGAGGTCCGGCGGGATGGGCCCCTCGAACTCattggaggagaggtcgagctggACGAGCCCCACCATCTCAGCCCAGATCCCGGCGGGGATCTCGCCAGAGAGACTGTTCCCGGCGAGGAGAAGTCGCTGGAGCTGGCGGCAGCCGCGAATCGCCGGGGGTAGGGGACCGGAGAGGGCGTTCCGGGAGAAGTCGAGGTTCTGAAGGCGGGGCAGGTCGCATACGGCGGCGGGGAAAGGGCCGGAGAGGAGGTTGTCGTAGAGGAAGAGAGAGTGGAGGGAGGAGGCGTTGAAGAGCTGTGCGGGGATGGGCCCGGAGAGGCGGTTGCTATGGAGGTTAAGCCGGCGGAGGAATAACAGCGTGCCCAGCTCCGACGGGATGTAACCAGACAGATTCTTGCCCGAGACGGCGATGCCGACCACGCGCGGGTATGCGAAGCCGGTAATGTTGGCGCACGACACGCCCGGCCACCGGCACGGGTCCTCATCGCCTTCGCTCCACCCAGCGAGCGACGACGACGGGTCCTCCGACACCGCCGCCTTGAAGGCGAGGAGCGACAGCCCATCCGGCGACAACGCCCCGCATCTCCTCGCCAGGGCAATCGCGTAAACTACACATAAGAAGAAGATGATCGACAGATGCAacttcctcctcatcatcatgCAGTAGTGGCGGTGGAAGCAGTTTGGTTTCAGGTGGTCGAGTATTTAAGAGTGAGGAGCGGGAGGTGGAGGGAGTGCGCGCGTTAATGCGTATGCATTTGTGGAATGAGAGAGAGGTGCGGGCGATACTTAATCGCGGGGGCCCGATGGGAAGCGCAGGCGTGGGAAGGGAGCAGTAGAAGCAACGCAAAGGGGGGAAGGGGTTGGAAATGATGTGCTCGAGCGTTGGTGGGGGTTGTTTTTGTTACTGTTGTTAAAAGGAGAGGCGGCGAGGAGAGGAGCGGagtgggggtggggtggggtggggtggggtgtgaTTGCTTTATCTTGGGTGTTACGTTTATGCGTCTTTTTGGGGTTAGAGAAGAAGCGTTTGGACGTGGACGAACATGTTCGTGCTTTGTTGGCTGCCAAGGTTGTTTTGTTAGCTGGGCACACTCTACACGGGACATCATGAGCGATCCATTGTGGTGGATGTCATCCTTTGCCGGTGGAGCAACGAACGAGAGTAAATTGGAGTAGAAGAAGGACATGGGGCATGAGCGACAGATCGATGGGATGAATAAAGGACATGACGTATATTATATGCTATTGGAAACATAGTAATTGGTGGTCACATCAACATTGATAATATAGGCAGATGCGACTTTCGAACACTACCTGATGGCCCTTCATTTTGGGCACAGAATTGTCGTTACGATGCAAATAAGTTATACGGATAGCAGAACGTGGCTTACATCAAGTTGCCTCGTCTGCAATATACCCCGACGGAAGTGGTCAATCATAATCTCGATGATACACAAACATCAATAAGGCTGGTCTCTCAGGCTGCTGGAGCTTCAGCCATTTCTTGCTCAACAGACGTTGGGACGACAGGATAATACTTGCAGTGAAGCTCACTAACATCATCTCCAGAAAGCTTCTTCCGACCATCAGGCCCGACATGAAAAACTGCAAGAAAAAGCTTCACAGTCCTGACATCTAGTATAGAATGATTGCTTTCATTGTCATGAATGCAGAACTTAAATCGAAATGTTCATAAAATAAGTTACTTTATATTATTCTACTAACACAAACAACAGTATCTAGATTCAGTAAAAATATAATTGATCTGATTGTCTATAACATCAAAGGCAACAGGCAATTCTCTAATCAATGGAGTTAGGAGAACaggtctgacatgtttttctggaCATAATTGTACCATTTTTGGGTGATAATGATAAAAAAGTAGTTCAAACTAGTAGGTAGATTCGATCAAAGAAATTTAGTTGAAAACGAACCCACCATGAGTGAAGAAAGGAAGTTTATCATTAGCAGTAGCTAGAGAATGTACAATAACTGAGAAAAAGAAATAAGCATACCACTAGCTCCATCATGAAATGTTGCATGGTAGATGGCTCGACATGCCAGTTCAGCAGCTTCCTCAAGTGTCGTGTCATAGTGATAACTAAGTGACAATGAACATGAGTTAATTGCTTTTAAACTACCATGACAAAATACAGCAACAGAACGAATGCCTACCCGCTATCCAGAACAccataagctcatggacttcctgACCCGACTGAAAAGTGTGTTACCTTGAGACTTCCACCTTCACTGTCAACATAATACAATCCAGGTTCCCAAGACGAAAGAGACCAGGTCAAACAGCTGAAGAAAAGGACTGATTTGGAACTTGAGTATACCATTTCATCCCATCCAGCAATCATGGTCCCTACCGAAAGGCCCGTTCCACAGTAAGAGTAATGCATGTTTGCTAATAGCTTTGAAGCACTAGTGACTGAGATCCATCTCTTGTTTGCCAGTTATTGTAGGCAGTACTGTATAGGATGAAACTGATAACTAGTAAAATATTCCATAAGCAAATGATAGCATAACTAAGGTGGGAATTCCACTAAATTAAACAGATCAACTAATGGACAATGCACACAAATATGCATGGATGAGTAAAAGCACAGCTATAACTTGATGCCCAAGTTCCTGTGCCAGAATTGGCAATCTGCAGCACCACCAGCCATTGTACCGAGCATATATGGATTGATCTAGATGATTTTCTTAACACAGAGAAGTTGATGATGAAAGATATCATGGGAGTGATAAGTACCAGAGTCACTATCTTGGTTTATGTGTGCCTTTTCATATATCCTGGCATTATGTGAAAGCAGAACAAAATCCAGTTCACATTTGGAAGGAAGATATTAAGTTGGTGTACCCTATGGATACTGCAAATTGTGGAAATTGAAAAGATGACAATGCAATGTTCAAACCTGGCTGTGCAAAACAGTTTCAAGATGTGGATGCATGAGATACTTCCTGGTTGTGCAAAAGCAATAAGCAGCTGAAGAAGCAATACTTAGCTATCGTAGACACCTAGCGGAAGTGAATTTGTTTGGAACAACAATACAAGTGTTACTGCTGAGACTGTATTACTGGCAATAAGCATTTGTTTGAGGATAGAAACTTCTTGTTGTTTGCTAGTGTGAGGCTCCACATTACCAGCACCACCATCCTTAATAGAATTGCAAACTTTTAAATCATTTCTTAGTCATTGAAGAGTCATTCAAATGCCAAGAGTTTGAGAATCAAGCTCTTTCTATATTCATGGGCTTGCAATAATTCTTGTTATGGACAGAGATACAGGAACCGATGCAGAATATTTAACAGATGATGTAGAACAATAAATCAAGAAGGTGCTAGAGAGTCAATGAATGTTGTATACTGATTTACCTACTAGTTTGGCAGATTTAGATGAGTCTATCTCAATCAATCATAGTTCTGCAATTCTGGCTAAAATTTATGGTATTGGTGAAAATTGTGGCAGTAGTGTAACTCTGCTATTGTTTTTAAAAGCGCTATGCGCCAAGGTTACAAAACAACCAAGGTGCAAGGCGAACTAAGCGAGGCactctagaatattaaaattaaaaatatagtatgattgataaatatgatcataaaaataaaaatggcaTATCAAATAAAACTGATATGCTAAACAAAGGTTCTACTGACGGAGACTTATGCTAAATAGTATTTTCAATATGATACTAAATAGGGTTAACTCCTAACAAAGTGAGTAAGCACCATCTCAATATGGTGCAGCAAGTTAATTGAAATGAGAGAGAATGAATTGAGAAGAGAAGTAACTGACAGCTGTGGAGGAAGGTAGGGGAAGGAGAAGGCGATGGCCGAAGCTGCAGTGGCGAACAACGGTAGATGAAGCTGTAGCAACGGACATAGGGTTTTGCTTTCACTGGGTTGGGCACGGGATTGGGGGAGGTGTAAGGGTacattagttggtttgattgaactaaCTTACTCGTTCAATCGAACCATAAGCTCAAGTGCTCGGCGCTTGGACTCAGGTGAGCACCTGAGCAGTGCTTCGTTGCAATGCCTCGCCCCAAGGTTTTGCAAGGTGCTCAAGACTCACCTCACCTTGCCTGAGCCTCTAGGTCAACGGCCAAACACCTTTTGAAAACACTGAACTCTGCGAATATGCATCAGTATGATGTCATTTGTATCTTAGTTCTGTGTCAACCATGCCAATATTATCGTGATTAGCATACAGAAAGAACTCATATCTTAACCTCAGTTTCATTTGCTTTCTCAAAAATGAATATATCAGCTAATTTTCCTTGAGTCACTCTATGCTCATTTAAGTTCACATAATAACAATAATGCTATAATCCCTTTGTGATTAAGAAAGGAGAAAAGGTAAAAGCAAATAACTCCACTTGCTTCGTCAAAACTTTAACAAGAAATATCTGTCTAAGAAGATCAAACTAGTTTCGAAGTTTTTATCAAACGCAATTGTGGACATACATCACAAGTTGATCCTTAATACAATACTAGGTGAACTATCAGATAATGAAGATCTCCACGTTAAGTTGATCTCCACTGTGTCAAATATCACGAGTTTCTTGTTTGCTTAATAGTTAATCATCAAGCAACCAGAAGCACACACAAGATGCAAACAGCTCTAGCATAATCTCCCAATGACATGGAGCATTAAATGCTTACGGATATATCCTCCCATGCTAGCTCGAGAATCGGCGGCCACAATGACACCATTCTTTAAGATGAAAGCCAGCGTGGTCGTCCCCTTCACCATCTGGATCGAGCATCACAACAAAATGTGGCAACAAATCAATACATCGAGTATCACAACAATCCCGTCATCATATCAAATAACCAACAAACCCATCAGAAACAGACATCAAAGGAATCCGGGAGTTGGAACGAAGGGGCTCGCCGAGACCGTCGACGCCGCCTCCGGCGACCGAAGGGAAGTATTGGAGACCACTCGCGTCGAGCTTCATGATTCACGAACACGACGATGGCGGAAGACGAATCAACAAGCGAGAAGAAGTGATAAGAAACCCTAGATCGAGGAGGAGGGAGAAGCTAAAGAGGGAAAGAAAGGCTTCTTACGAAGACGACGACGCGAACAGAAAGAAAAGGCAACACAACTAGGAGAAGATCCGACCCGAACTTAATCGGGTCTACCCAAATCACATATGGTTGGCCCCAACCCAATACATATCAATCGTCCCAATGTAATTATTCTTCCAGTAACTTGATGGGTTTGAATCATTTTCACCCACTTTCAATATGAAATTACATTAAGATGCCACTATTGTTGACTTGGTTGACACATAATGGGTAACAGGCTTAAGCCCATGACATTAATTGATGCAAAGAACAATAATTCAGAGCCAAACAGCCATTGGGCAACAAATGAAATCAACAATAGAGCTAAGATGCAAAAAAACAATAACTTACAGCATCCTGAAAGCTCAAGATGCAAAGAACAGTAATCATAAAATACTGTAGACTGATGATATCCTGAGGTCATTTCAGATTTTTGTAGGTGAAACATATCATCTAAAAGAGTTTGACAAAGATGCTAAAATGGGACTTTGGTTGAAAACTCATGATCATGATATGGTGCAGATAACTCGATGCACATTATAGTCTGGACATGGAACTGTAAATTGAATGGTTGCGCAATTGCCTCCTCAAGATCTTTCCTGATGCTGTTTTCGGTATAGAGCTGGTGAAAACAACTTTGCGAATCTTCTTGTATGGTGCTACCTATAATACAAAACAAAAATCACGTTCTGTGCTTCAATTCTTAAAATACAAAAACACTGAAGCAGAATCATAAACAAAGATACCTGCTTTGCAATGAAATCCATGATTTCTGCTTCTTTGAGGTTATTTCCTGGCTGTCTCACAATAAATGCCATAGGTATTTGGCCTGCCTCCTCGTGAGGATAACTGTTATTTTGCAAACAATCATTAAGGAAGAAGAGGGTAGAATCTAAACTCAAAC is a window from the Musa acuminata AAA Group cultivar baxijiao chromosome BXJ2-1, Cavendish_Baxijiao_AAA, whole genome shotgun sequence genome containing:
- the LOC103986827 gene encoding receptor protein kinase-like protein ZAR1, yielding MMMRRKLHLSIIFFLCVVYAIALARRCGALSPDGLSLLAFKAAVSEDPSSSLAGWSEGDEDPCRWPGVSCANITGFAYPRVVGIAVSGKNLSGYIPSELGTLLFLRRLNLHSNRLSGPIPAQLFNASSLHSLFLYDNLLSGPFPAAVCDLPRLQNLDFSRNALSGPLPPAIRGCRQLQRLLLAGNSLSGEIPAGIWAEMVGLVQLDLSSNEFEGPIPPDLGELDSLGGTLNLSHNRFSGAIPSTLGNLPSTVSLDLRYNNLSGEIPGAGSLANQGPTAFLNNPGLCGFPLLIPCEARTEPAAEAPGGRRGAAAAASAGGAGAEAAAGEATGGMRAGLIVLISVADAAGVALMGLVVVCAYWKVKDQEKGCAKLGGEGGRPGRRWGCTWCGAAGEDKGEQGLPSSEDEEEGVAGGGGGAEGELVAMDKGFKVELEELLRASAYVLGKGGKGIVYKVVVGDGAAVAVRRLGEGGGAGGRYKEFAAEVRAMGRVRHPNLVRLRAYYWAPDEKLLITDFISNGNLTAALRGRSGHPSLSWPVRMRIARGAARGLAYLHDCSPRKLVHGDLKPSNILLDADFNPRISDFGLLRLLSLASSPSSSSDAAAPSSSTTGLLGAALPQSAKSTHLDLPSPYRAPEARAAAASAAALPTQKSDVYSFGVVLLEMLTGKPPEMSSPSPSSSSGEQVPGLVRWVRKGFEEARPLSDLADPVLLRDVHAKKELAAAFHVALACTDVDPLARPRMKMVSEKLDRIVS